In Vibrio bathopelagicus, the following are encoded in one genomic region:
- the hfq gene encoding RNA chaperone Hfq, whose protein sequence is MAKGQSLQDPFLNALRRERIPVSIYLVNGIKLQGQIESFDQFVILLKNTVNQMVYKHAISTVVPARAVSHHSGEQRAPSDRPEKTED, encoded by the coding sequence ATGGCTAAGGGGCAATCGCTACAAGACCCATTCCTAAATGCACTCCGTCGTGAGCGCATTCCAGTCTCTATCTATCTTGTTAACGGCATCAAGCTGCAAGGTCAGATCGAGTCTTTCGATCAATTCGTGATCTTATTGAAGAACACAGTAAACCAAATGGTTTACAAGCATGCGATCTCTACTGTGGTTCCTGCTCGTGCAGTTAGTCACCACAGCGGCGAGCAACGTGCGCCATCTGATCGTCCAGAGAAGACTGAAGATTAA
- a CDS encoding DUF2065 domain-containing protein, with amino-acid sequence MSNSIWLAIGLVLIVEGLGPLIAPNGWRNMVAQLSQQPDAQLRRIGGCLVVAGAVIAFMTYR; translated from the coding sequence ATGTCTAATTCTATCTGGCTCGCAATCGGGCTTGTTCTTATCGTAGAAGGGCTTGGTCCCTTGATTGCACCCAATGGCTGGAGAAACATGGTTGCTCAGTTAAGCCAGCAGCCAGACGCTCAACTACGCCGTATAGGTGGCTGTCTTGTGGTTGCCGGTGCCGTTATCGCTTTCATGACCTACCGTTAG
- the motX gene encoding flagellar protein MotX codes for MKLQIVAASLIMALSSPLSHANLADVGEPVPIYTEAELIKLIENNRHLERVKSDKCQLVEDIVARATRISLPSYEFLYGDMLAWGVCVPQDVELGLYYMENAAHQGLPAALEQLGRYYSSGTLVQQDKERAIPYLREAASMGNLSASIHLAELLLRDYGSPLDYEDAYRWLYNSVTADDRQHKRITVLRSGLERRMPDNIIARAKRRDVFW; via the coding sequence ATGAAGCTACAAATTGTGGCAGCTTCATTAATAATGGCGCTGAGCTCACCCTTGAGTCATGCAAATTTGGCTGATGTGGGAGAGCCCGTTCCAATATATACAGAAGCTGAACTGATTAAATTAATCGAAAATAATCGACATCTAGAGCGTGTGAAATCGGATAAGTGCCAGCTAGTAGAAGATATCGTTGCTCGTGCAACGCGTATTAGCTTGCCTTCTTATGAGTTTTTATACGGTGATATGCTGGCGTGGGGTGTGTGTGTTCCACAAGATGTAGAGCTTGGTCTTTACTATATGGAAAACGCAGCGCATCAAGGTTTACCCGCAGCACTAGAGCAACTGGGTCGTTATTATTCTAGTGGAACCTTGGTTCAACAAGACAAAGAGCGTGCAATTCCGTACCTACGTGAAGCGGCCTCTATGGGTAATCTAAGTGCAAGCATTCACTTAGCGGAACTCTTGCTGCGTGATTACGGTAGCCCGTTAGATTATGAAGATGCTTACCGCTGGTTATACAACTCGGTGACCGCGGATGATAGGCAACACAAACGTATTACTGTGCTTCGAAGCGGTTTGGAGCGGAGAATGCCAGACAATATTATTGCTCGAGCAAAACGCCGAGATGTGTTCTGGTAA
- the rlmB gene encoding 23S rRNA (guanosine(2251)-2'-O)-methyltransferase RlmB, whose amino-acid sequence MSNEFIYGIHAVKAVLEKDPARFIEAYVLKGRQDDRLLPLLNQLQQFGVSIQQMGRKPLDEKAQGANHQGLIAKVKPAKQLNETHLDDILAQHEQPLLLVLDGVTDPHNLGACLRNADAAGVAAVIVPKDRSSPLTATVSKVACGAAETVPLVRVTNLARTMRALQEQGVWFVGTAGEATHDIYQAKLTGPLAVVMGAEGDGMRRLTRETCDDLIKIPMSGSVSSLNVSVASGICLFEAVRQRLAQ is encoded by the coding sequence ATGAGTAACGAATTTATTTACGGTATTCACGCGGTGAAAGCCGTACTAGAAAAAGATCCAGCGCGCTTTATTGAAGCGTACGTGCTTAAAGGTCGTCAAGATGATCGCCTTCTTCCATTACTGAATCAACTGCAGCAATTTGGCGTGTCGATTCAGCAAATGGGCCGTAAGCCGCTTGATGAAAAAGCACAGGGTGCAAATCACCAAGGTCTTATTGCTAAGGTGAAGCCTGCTAAGCAGCTTAATGAAACACACCTAGATGATATCCTTGCGCAGCACGAACAACCTCTGCTGTTGGTTCTAGACGGCGTAACAGATCCTCACAACCTAGGTGCTTGCTTACGTAATGCAGATGCCGCAGGTGTAGCCGCTGTTATCGTACCTAAAGACCGCTCTTCGCCGCTAACAGCGACCGTGAGTAAGGTTGCTTGTGGCGCAGCAGAAACGGTTCCGCTAGTACGAGTGACTAACCTGGCTCGTACAATGCGTGCACTGCAAGAGCAAGGCGTATGGTTTGTGGGTACGGCAGGTGAAGCAACGCATGATATCTATCAAGCGAAGCTAACGGGTCCTCTTGCGGTAGTTATGGGGGCAGAAGGTGACGGTATGCGTCGTCTAACTCGTGAAACCTGTGATGACCTGATTAAGATTCCAATGTCAGGTAGCGTGTCGAGCCTGAACGTTTCAGTGGCTTCTGGTATTTGTTTATTTGAAGCTGTACGTCAGCGTCTAGCTCAGTAA
- a CDS encoding amidohydrolase yields MKLKRTLLASAMASLALFPLASSAMEKADLMITDAMVLTMNQDKTVYESGTVVVKDNKIIAVGDASLEKQYKAKQVLDVDGDIVMPGLINTHTHVSMTVFRSLADDVPDRLHRYIFPLEKKLVSRDMVRIGANLGNVEMVKGGVTTYADMYYFEDEVAKTVDEIGMRAILGETVIKFPVADAANAEEGIKYALNFIEEYKDHPRITPAFAPHAPYTNTTEILQKISKLSLELDVPVMIHLAESHREEEKIAERSDGLSPVQYMDSIGALNKNLVGAHMILVDDHDIELVKKSDMGVAHNMSANIKSAKGVSPALKMYDENVRIGLGTDGPMSGNTLSTIDEFNQVAKVHKLVNKDRAAMPPIKVIDMATMGAARALHMEDKIGSIEAGKLADIIVIDTKAPNMVPVYNPYSALVYSANSGNVRHTIVDGKIIMQDRDMLTVDEDKIRQEALDFTKIVRKTVIESGEVVQ; encoded by the coding sequence ATGAAACTAAAACGCACCCTACTGGCTTCAGCAATGGCAAGCCTAGCTCTATTCCCACTCGCGAGTTCAGCGATGGAAAAAGCTGACCTGATGATTACCGACGCTATGGTTCTTACCATGAACCAAGATAAAACGGTTTATGAAAGCGGTACAGTTGTTGTAAAAGACAATAAAATCATCGCTGTTGGTGATGCTTCACTAGAGAAGCAGTATAAAGCTAAACAAGTATTAGATGTTGATGGTGATATCGTGATGCCGGGTCTCATCAATACTCATACGCACGTATCAATGACAGTTTTCCGCTCACTAGCTGATGATGTGCCCGACCGTCTTCACCGCTACATTTTCCCATTAGAGAAGAAACTGGTCTCACGCGACATGGTACGTATTGGTGCTAACCTAGGTAATGTCGAAATGGTAAAGGGCGGTGTCACGACTTACGCCGACATGTACTACTTTGAAGATGAAGTAGCGAAAACCGTCGATGAGATCGGTATGCGTGCCATTCTTGGTGAAACCGTTATTAAGTTCCCAGTCGCCGATGCAGCCAATGCAGAAGAAGGCATCAAATACGCCTTGAACTTCATTGAAGAATACAAAGACCACCCGCGTATCACACCTGCCTTTGCTCCACACGCACCTTACACAAATACGACGGAGATCCTGCAGAAAATTTCTAAACTGTCTTTAGAGTTAGATGTGCCAGTGATGATTCACCTTGCAGAATCACACCGTGAAGAAGAAAAAATCGCAGAGCGTTCAGATGGGCTATCACCGGTTCAATACATGGACAGCATTGGCGCATTAAACAAAAACCTTGTTGGCGCGCACATGATCCTAGTGGATGACCATGATATCGAACTCGTGAAGAAATCAGACATGGGCGTAGCTCATAACATGAGTGCCAATATCAAATCAGCGAAAGGCGTATCCCCTGCCCTTAAGATGTACGACGAGAATGTACGTATCGGTTTAGGTACCGATGGGCCGATGTCTGGTAACACATTAAGCACCATTGATGAGTTCAACCAAGTGGCTAAAGTTCACAAGCTAGTAAACAAAGATCGTGCAGCAATGCCTCCGATCAAAGTGATCGACATGGCGACAATGGGTGCAGCAAGAGCGCTACATATGGAAGATAAGATCGGATCTATTGAAGCAGGCAAGCTTGCCGACATCATAGTGATCGACACAAAAGCGCCGAACATGGTTCCGGTATACAACCCATACTCAGCTTTAGTTTACTCTGCTAACTCTGGCAATGTTCGCCACACCATCGTTGATGGTAAGATCATCATGCAAGATCGCGACATGCTAACCGTCGATGAAGACAAGATTCGTCAAGAAGCGCTCGATTTTACCAAAATCGTCCGTAAGACGGTGATTGAATCTGGTGAAGTTGTTCAATAA
- a CDS encoding adenylosuccinate synthase, whose product MGNNVVVLGTQWGDEGKGKIVDLLTEDAKYVVRYQGGHNAGHTLVIDGEKTVLHLIPSGILRNNVKCVIGNGVVLSPDALLKEMKPLEDRGIPVRERLFISEACPLILPYHIAIDNAREIARGAKAIGTTGRGIGPAYEDKVARRGLRVGDLFDKEAFAEKLKEVMEFHNFQLEHFYKAETVSYEEVLEQAMSYADMLTAMVIDVTDELDAARKRGDKIMFEGAQGTLLDIDHGTYPYVTSSNTTAGGVAAGSGFGPRHIGYILGITKAYCTRVGSGPFPTELYDGLEKQDPVGKHLGDVGHEFGATTGRLRRTGWFDAVAMRRAIQINSLSGICLTKLDVLDGLEELKICTGYKMKDGSILEVSPMAAESFEEATPIYETMPGWSENTFGAKSIDALPQAALDYIKRIEDLTGVPIDIVSTGPDRNETIIKVHPYGA is encoded by the coding sequence ATGGGAAATAACGTAGTCGTTCTAGGCACCCAATGGGGTGATGAAGGTAAAGGTAAAATCGTTGACCTTTTAACTGAAGATGCAAAATACGTGGTTCGCTACCAAGGCGGTCACAATGCAGGTCACACACTTGTAATTGACGGTGAAAAAACCGTTCTTCACTTAATTCCATCAGGTATCCTACGCAATAACGTTAAATGTGTTATTGGCAACGGTGTAGTATTATCGCCTGACGCACTTCTTAAAGAAATGAAACCTCTTGAAGATCGCGGTATCCCAGTACGTGAGCGTCTTTTCATCTCTGAAGCTTGTCCTCTAATTCTTCCGTACCACATTGCTATCGACAACGCGCGTGAAATCGCTCGTGGCGCTAAAGCTATCGGTACAACAGGTCGTGGTATCGGCCCTGCTTACGAAGATAAAGTTGCTCGTCGCGGTCTACGCGTTGGTGACCTTTTCGATAAAGAAGCATTTGCTGAGAAGCTAAAAGAAGTTATGGAATTCCACAACTTCCAACTAGAGCATTTCTACAAAGCTGAAACAGTAAGCTACGAAGAAGTTCTTGAGCAAGCGATGAGCTACGCAGACATGTTAACTGCGATGGTTATCGACGTAACTGACGAACTAGACGCAGCACGTAAGCGCGGCGACAAGATCATGTTCGAAGGTGCTCAAGGTACGCTACTAGATATCGACCACGGTACTTACCCATACGTAACGTCTTCTAACACGACTGCTGGTGGTGTTGCTGCAGGTTCTGGTTTCGGTCCTCGTCACATCGGTTACATCCTTGGTATTACTAAGGCTTACTGTACTCGTGTTGGTTCAGGTCCATTCCCAACTGAGCTATACGATGGCCTTGAGAAGCAAGACCCAGTTGGTAAGCACCTAGGCGATGTTGGTCACGAGTTTGGCGCAACGACTGGTCGTCTACGTCGTACAGGTTGGTTCGATGCTGTCGCTATGCGTCGTGCAATCCAAATCAACTCTCTATCTGGTATCTGTCTAACTAAACTAGACGTTCTAGATGGCCTAGAAGAACTAAAAATCTGTACTGGTTACAAGATGAAAGATGGTTCTATCCTAGAAGTTTCTCCAATGGCTGCTGAGTCATTCGAAGAAGCGACGCCAATCTACGAAACAATGCCAGGTTGGTCTGAAAACACATTTGGTGCTAAATCTATCGACGCGCTTCCACAAGCTGCTCTAGATTACATCAAGCGTATCGAAGACCTAACTGGTGTTCCAATTGATATCGTATCAACTGGCCCAGATCGTAACGAAACTATCATCAAGGTTCACCCATACGGCGCATAA
- the hflX gene encoding ribosome rescue GTPase HflX has product MFDRYESGERAVLVHINFTQEGEWEDLSECEMLVSSAGVETLQVITGSRQSPLPKYYVGEGKALEIAQAVQLTGAEIVIFNHSLSPAQERNLEQLCKCRVIDRTGLILDIFAQRARTHEGKLQVELAQLRHISTRLIRGWTHLERQKGGIGLRGPGETQLETDRRLLRDRIKAILRRLAKVAKQREQGRRARNRAEIPTISLVGYTNAGKSTLFNRITSAGVYAADQLFATLDPTLRKIELADVGPAILADTVGFIRHLPHDLVAAFKATLQETQEADILLHVVDASDDRFRENIQAVHEVLEEIDAHEVPTLVVMNKIDCMEDQKPRIERDEEGAPRAVWVSAMEGEGIELLFEALTERLASQMVQFRLCIPHQHQGRIRSLFFEMKCIQQEEYDENGNLLIDIRMQQIDWSKLEKREGALLGDFIVTKETATV; this is encoded by the coding sequence TTGTTTGACCGTTATGAATCCGGCGAGCGAGCCGTACTTGTTCATATCAACTTCACGCAAGAGGGAGAATGGGAAGACCTAAGCGAGTGTGAAATGCTGGTCTCCTCAGCGGGGGTAGAAACGCTACAAGTGATTACTGGTAGCCGACAATCCCCACTCCCTAAATACTACGTTGGAGAAGGTAAAGCCCTAGAAATCGCACAAGCTGTTCAGCTGACCGGTGCTGAAATTGTGATTTTTAACCACTCCCTCTCTCCTGCCCAAGAGCGCAACCTCGAGCAATTGTGTAAATGTCGTGTGATTGATCGCACGGGTTTGATCTTAGATATTTTTGCACAACGTGCGCGAACTCATGAAGGTAAGCTACAAGTTGAGCTCGCTCAGCTTCGTCATATCTCTACCCGATTGATTCGTGGTTGGACTCACCTTGAAAGGCAGAAAGGTGGTATTGGTCTTCGTGGTCCAGGTGAAACTCAACTGGAAACCGATCGACGTTTGTTGCGTGACCGTATAAAAGCGATATTACGTCGTTTAGCGAAAGTGGCTAAGCAGCGTGAACAAGGACGACGTGCTCGTAATCGAGCTGAAATCCCAACAATTTCTTTGGTTGGTTATACCAACGCAGGGAAATCAACACTTTTCAATCGAATCACTAGTGCAGGTGTTTATGCGGCAGACCAACTGTTTGCAACCCTAGACCCAACACTACGTAAGATTGAATTGGCAGATGTCGGGCCTGCAATTCTCGCAGATACCGTAGGTTTTATCCGTCATCTACCGCACGATCTGGTCGCTGCGTTCAAGGCTACGTTACAAGAGACGCAGGAAGCTGACATTTTGTTACATGTTGTTGATGCCAGTGATGACCGCTTTCGTGAGAACATTCAGGCTGTTCATGAAGTATTAGAAGAAATCGATGCTCATGAAGTGCCAACCCTTGTAGTCATGAACAAAATTGACTGCATGGAAGACCAAAAACCTCGAATTGAAAGAGACGAAGAGGGCGCACCTCGCGCTGTTTGGGTTTCTGCAATGGAAGGAGAAGGTATTGAACTGCTGTTTGAAGCTTTAACTGAGCGTTTAGCGAGTCAGATGGTTCAATTCCGGTTGTGTATTCCACATCAACATCAGGGCCGTATTCGCAGCTTATTCTTTGAGATGAAATGTATTCAACAGGAAGAGTATGATGAAAATGGTAACTTGTTGATAGATATCCGAATGCAACAAATAGATTGGTCTAAACTTGAAAAAAGAGAAGGGGCGCTCTTAGGTGACTTTATCGTTACCAAAGAGACTGCTACAGTATAA
- the hflC gene encoding protease modulator HflC, whose protein sequence is MRKLMIPVLVVTIALLLMSLFVIQEGERGMVIRFGRVLDDNGVSRIYEPGLHFKLPLFDRVKVLDARIQTMDGRSDRFVTSEKKDVLIDTYAKWRIADFGRFYLSTGGGNIMTAEALLERKVTDVLRSEIGSREIKQIVSGPRNKDILPDSADSEVVTTVAAAEALEVDGERDKIMENVLSGTAESAMADLGVEVVDFRMKKINLPDEISESIYRRMRAERESVARRHRSQGREKAEVIRAQAELEVATVLAEADRTARVTRGDADAEAAKIYSDAFSKDPEFYGFMRSLQAYETSFSDKSDILVLDPKTDFFRYMNQSSGVPAAK, encoded by the coding sequence ATGCGTAAATTAATGATCCCTGTATTGGTTGTGACGATTGCCCTTCTATTGATGTCATTATTTGTGATTCAAGAAGGCGAGCGTGGCATGGTAATTCGTTTTGGTCGAGTTCTCGATGACAACGGCGTATCACGAATCTATGAACCAGGCCTGCACTTTAAACTGCCTCTGTTTGATCGCGTAAAAGTACTTGATGCTCGTATTCAAACGATGGATGGTCGTTCTGACCGTTTCGTAACATCAGAGAAAAAAGACGTTCTAATTGATACCTACGCAAAATGGCGTATTGCTGATTTTGGACGTTTTTATCTGAGTACGGGCGGTGGCAATATCATGACGGCAGAAGCACTTCTTGAGCGTAAAGTGACAGATGTTCTTCGTTCTGAAATTGGTTCTCGTGAAATTAAGCAGATCGTGTCAGGCCCTCGTAATAAGGACATCCTGCCAGACTCTGCTGATAGCGAAGTCGTCACAACGGTAGCGGCTGCAGAAGCACTAGAAGTTGATGGCGAACGCGATAAGATCATGGAAAACGTTTTGTCTGGAACGGCAGAAAGTGCGATGGCTGATTTAGGTGTTGAAGTTGTTGATTTCCGAATGAAGAAGATTAACCTTCCTGACGAAATTAGTGAATCTATCTACCGCCGTATGCGTGCAGAACGTGAGTCGGTTGCTCGTAGACACCGTTCACAAGGTCGTGAGAAAGCGGAAGTTATCCGTGCTCAAGCTGAGCTAGAAGTAGCGACTGTTCTTGCTGAAGCTGACCGTACTGCTCGAGTGACTCGTGGTGATGCTGATGCAGAAGCTGCGAAGATCTACTCTGATGCATTTAGCAAAGACCCTGAGTTCTATGGCTTCATGCGTTCACTGCAAGCTTATGAGACATCATTTAGCGATAAGAGCGACATTCTAGTATTGGATCCGAAGACAGACTTCTTCCGATACATGAATCAATCAAGCGGTGTACCAGCAGCAAAATAA
- the hflK gene encoding FtsH protease activity modulator HflK, producing the protein MAWNEPGNNNNGDNNGRDNDPWGKNNNRGGRDQGPPDLDEVFSKLSQKLGGKFGKKGGNGNGPSIGGGGAIGFGVIAVIAIAIWFFAGFYTVGEAERAVVLRLGQFDRIEEPGLNWHPRFIDEIKDEQLVNVQAIRSLRAAGTMLTKDENVVTVEMGVQYRVSDPYKYLYRVTNADDSLRQATDSALRAVIGDSLMDSILTSGRQEIRQSTQETLNRIIDSYDMGILIVDVNFQSARPPEQVKDAFDDAIAAREDEERFEREAEAYRNDILPKATGRAERLKKEAVGYSERTVNGALGQVAQFEKLLPEYQAAPEVTRNRMYLDTMEKVYSSTSKVLIDSESSGNLLYLPIDKLGAQGEGQSGKRSTKAPSTYDNIELETQADPKPSSQTRSDSSRQGRY; encoded by the coding sequence ATGGCGTGGAATGAGCCTGGAAATAACAACAACGGCGATAATAACGGCCGCGATAATGACCCTTGGGGTAAGAACAATAATCGCGGCGGCCGAGATCAAGGACCGCCAGACTTAGACGAAGTGTTTAGTAAACTAAGTCAAAAGTTAGGTGGCAAGTTTGGTAAAAAAGGTGGCAACGGTAACGGGCCATCTATTGGTGGTGGCGGTGCGATTGGCTTTGGTGTCATTGCTGTCATTGCGATTGCTATCTGGTTCTTCGCTGGTTTCTACACCGTTGGCGAAGCAGAAAGAGCAGTAGTACTTCGACTGGGTCAGTTCGACCGTATCGAGGAACCTGGTCTTAACTGGCACCCACGCTTTATCGATGAAATCAAAGATGAGCAACTGGTAAACGTTCAAGCGATTCGTTCTCTACGTGCTGCTGGCACGATGCTAACGAAAGATGAAAACGTTGTGACCGTTGAAATGGGTGTTCAATACCGTGTTTCTGACCCATACAAGTACTTGTATCGTGTAACGAATGCAGACGATAGTTTACGCCAAGCAACCGATTCTGCGCTTCGTGCGGTAATTGGTGACTCACTAATGGATAGTATCCTAACAAGTGGTCGTCAGGAGATTCGTCAAAGCACTCAAGAAACGTTGAACCGTATTATTGATAGCTACGACATGGGTATTCTGATTGTTGACGTGAACTTCCAGTCAGCACGTCCACCTGAGCAAGTGAAAGATGCATTTGATGATGCTATTGCGGCTCGTGAGGATGAAGAGCGTTTTGAACGTGAAGCTGAAGCATACCGAAATGACATTCTTCCTAAAGCAACAGGTCGTGCTGAGCGTTTGAAGAAAGAAGCGGTGGGTTACTCAGAGCGCACAGTGAATGGTGCTCTAGGTCAAGTGGCTCAGTTCGAGAAACTGCTACCTGAATACCAAGCAGCTCCTGAAGTAACACGTAACCGTATGTACCTAGATACAATGGAAAAAGTGTACTCAAGCACATCTAAAGTTCTGATTGATTCAGAATCAAGTGGTAACTTGTTATACCTACCAATTGATAAGCTAGGCGCTCAAGGTGAAGGTCAGTCGGGTAAACGCTCGACAAAAGCTCCTTCAACTTACGATAACATTGAGTTAGAAACCCAAGCGGATCCAAAGCCTAGTTCTCAAACTCGTTCAGACAGTTCACGTCAAGGGAGATACTAA
- the rnr gene encoding ribonuclease R, with translation MSKNTPMPENTTATTNVDPFADRESKNYENPVPSREFIISFLTEANIPMNRNDLFEALGLAGEEQYEGLRRRLRAMERDGQLIFTRRQCYALPEKMELIKGYVIGHKDGHGWVRPDGSVGKDNDILLPHHQMKTIMHGDYVLAQPTDNSKRGRREGRLVRVLEERKTPLVGRFFLEYGHSYVVADDSRISHDIQIPTEHKGGARMGNVVVIEITDRGGRSRNMMGKVTEVLGENMAPGMETQIAIRTHQIPQEWPEAVDKQIENLGEHVPEEAKEGRVDLRKLPLVTIDGEDARDFDDAVYCEAKKGGGWRLWVAIADVSYYVRPDTALDKEAINRGNSVYFPSQVVPMLPEVLSNGLCSLNPQVDRLCMVCEMTISDKGKLSGYKHYEAVMNSHARLTYNKVGAILDGNEELRERYEPEVPHLEELHKMYKVLKKTRDERGAIEFETVETKFIFNADRKIDRIEPVIRNDAHKIIEECMILANIASASYVEKAKEPALYRVHDTPGEERLMGFKSFLSELGLTLEGGLSPSPVDYAQLMQQINEREDRELIQTMLLRSMKQAVYNADNAGHFGLALKRYAHFTSPIRRYPDLLLHRAIKYLIAKEEGRNSERWTPTGGYHYTFDDMDFYGEQCSMTERRADDATREVNDWLKCEYMQDHVGEVMDGVIANVTGFGFFVRLTELHIDGLVHISALANDYYQFDAVGQRLVGESSGNIYRLGDSVKVKVSAVNLETRQIDFDLEDTDRQPRGKGKTAKKRAAEAMKKAKSKKRSAVKSNKPGVPATPLVEPTKRPDGSSESSAKKKKPANKTGAAKARAKKKRAASRKPKADKS, from the coding sequence ATGTCAAAAAACACACCGATGCCAGAAAATACGACCGCTACAACCAATGTTGATCCTTTCGCAGACCGAGAGTCTAAAAATTACGAAAACCCAGTTCCAAGCAGAGAGTTCATTATTTCGTTTCTAACAGAAGCGAATATTCCAATGAACCGTAACGATTTATTCGAAGCTTTGGGTCTTGCTGGAGAGGAACAGTATGAAGGGCTGCGTCGTCGTTTACGTGCAATGGAACGTGATGGACAGCTTATCTTTACTCGTCGTCAGTGCTACGCATTGCCAGAGAAGATGGAGCTGATTAAAGGCTATGTGATTGGTCATAAAGACGGTCATGGTTGGGTTCGCCCAGACGGAAGTGTTGGTAAAGACAATGATATCTTGCTGCCCCATCATCAGATGAAAACCATCATGCACGGTGATTACGTCTTGGCTCAACCTACAGACAATAGTAAGCGTGGTCGTCGTGAAGGGCGTTTGGTTCGTGTTCTTGAAGAGCGTAAAACACCACTAGTAGGTCGCTTCTTCTTAGAGTACGGCCATTCTTATGTGGTTGCTGATGATTCACGTATTAGTCACGACATCCAAATCCCAACTGAGCATAAAGGCGGTGCTCGAATGGGTAATGTGGTTGTGATTGAAATTACGGATCGTGGTGGTCGTTCTCGTAACATGATGGGTAAAGTGACCGAAGTTCTTGGTGAGAACATGGCTCCGGGTATGGAAACGCAGATCGCGATCCGTACTCACCAGATCCCACAAGAGTGGCCTGAAGCGGTAGATAAGCAAATCGAAAACCTAGGCGAACATGTTCCTGAAGAAGCAAAAGAAGGACGTGTTGATCTACGCAAACTACCATTGGTTACCATTGATGGCGAAGATGCGCGTGATTTCGATGATGCGGTTTACTGTGAAGCGAAGAAAGGCGGCGGCTGGCGTCTATGGGTAGCGATTGCTGACGTAAGTTACTACGTTCGCCCAGATACAGCGCTAGACAAAGAAGCGATTAACCGTGGTAATTCGGTATACTTCCCGTCACAAGTTGTACCAATGCTACCAGAAGTACTTTCAAATGGTTTGTGTTCATTGAACCCTCAAGTCGACCGTTTATGTATGGTGTGTGAGATGACTATCTCAGACAAAGGGAAACTGTCGGGCTACAAGCACTACGAAGCGGTAATGAATTCTCATGCTCGTCTTACTTATAACAAAGTGGGCGCGATCTTAGATGGCAATGAAGAATTGCGTGAGCGTTACGAGCCTGAAGTACCACATCTTGAAGAGCTTCATAAGATGTACAAGGTGCTTAAGAAAACGCGTGACGAACGTGGTGCGATTGAATTTGAAACGGTAGAAACCAAGTTTATCTTCAATGCGGATCGTAAGATTGACCGTATTGAGCCTGTAATCCGCAACGATGCACACAAGATCATCGAAGAATGTATGATTCTTGCAAATATCGCATCGGCGTCTTACGTAGAAAAAGCCAAAGAGCCTGCTCTATACCGTGTTCATGATACTCCGGGTGAAGAGCGCTTAATGGGCTTCAAGAGCTTCTTAAGTGAATTAGGTTTAACACTGGAAGGTGGTTTGTCGCCATCTCCGGTAGACTATGCACAACTGATGCAGCAGATTAATGAACGTGAAGATCGTGAGTTAATCCAAACTATGCTGCTGCGCTCTATGAAGCAAGCGGTATACAACGCGGATAATGCGGGTCACTTTGGTTTAGCTCTTAAACGCTATGCTCACTTTACCTCGCCAATTCGTCGTTACCCAGATTTGTTATTGCACCGTGCGATTAAGTACCTTATTGCGAAAGAAGAAGGTCGTAACAGCGAACGTTGGACGCCAACCGGTGGTTACCACTACACTTTCGATGATATGGATTTCTACGGCGAGCAGTGTTCAATGACTGAGCGTCGTGCTGATGATGCTACACGTGAAGTGAACGACTGGCTGAAATGTGAATACATGCAAGACCATGTCGGTGAAGTGATGGATGGCGTGATTGCCAACGTGACTGGCTTCGGTTTCTTTGTGCGTCTAACTGAACTGCACATCGATGGTCTGGTACATATTTCCGCGCTAGCGAATGACTACTATCAATTTGATGCTGTTGGTCAGCGTTTGGTTGGTGAAAGCTCAGGTAATATCTACCGCTTGGGTGATTCGGTTAAAGTGAAGGTTTCGGCGGTTAACTTAGAAACTCGTCAAATCGACTTTGATTTAGAAGACACCGATCGTCAGCCGCGTGGTAAAGGTAAAACAGCCAAGAAGCGTGCAGCTGAAGCGATGAAAAAGGCGAAAAGCAAGAAGCGTTCAGCGGTGAAGAGCAATAAGCCGGGTGTACCTGCAACGCCTTTAGTTGAACCAACTAAACGACCTGATGGAAGTAGCGAAAGCTCAGCTAAGAAGAAAAAGCCAGCGAATAAAACCGGTGCTGCTAAAGCTCGTGCTAAGAAAAAGCGCGCAGCAAGCCGTAAGCCAAAGGCTGATAAGTCTTAA